The following are encoded together in the Populus trichocarpa isolate Nisqually-1 chromosome 5, P.trichocarpa_v4.1, whole genome shotgun sequence genome:
- the LOC18098995 gene encoding uncharacterized protein At2g34160 — translation MTMETVAVAPTPTPTPTTHQTMNKDTTTTLAQQKNNRIQVSNTKKPLFFYVNLAKRYMQQYNEVELSALGMAITTVVTIAEILKNNGLATEKKVLTSTVCMKDENKGRQVQKAKIEIVLGKSEKFDSLMNAANAAPEEEAAKEKDDEK, via the exons ATGACGATGGAGACAGTAGCTGTAGCACCAACTCCAACACCAACGCCAACAACACATCAAACCATGAACAAAGATACAACAACGACGCTCGCACAGCAAAAGAATAACAGGATTCAAGTCTCTAACACCAAGAAACCTCTCTTCTTTTATGTCAATCTGGCTAAG AGGTATATGCAGCAGTATAACGAGGTTGAGCTTTCTGCCTTGGGCATGG CAATCACCACTGTTGTTACAATTGCTGAGATTTTGAAGAACAATGGATTGGCTACTGAGAAGA AAGTTCTGACATCTACAGTATGCATGAAAGATGAGAACAAAGGACGGCAGGTTCAGAAGGCTAAG ATTGAGATTGTGTTGGGGAAGTCGGAGAAATTTGACAGTCTGATGAATGCTGCCAATGCAGCTCCAGAGGAGGAGGCAGCCAAAGAGAAGGATGATGAGAAATAG
- the LOC18098996 gene encoding flowering locus K homology domain isoform X2, with product MAEVDQGFGEHEIDHGVDLSADQGVGHPVDHDLDNAADHGLDHAVDHSLGHSVDHGLDHATDPGLAVEHDIDHPIDHHVDPSIDHDVDHPVNHDIDHAIDQVPENFEASKQGQDEDTVSGGGSEKRWPGWPGESVFRMLVPAQKVGSIIGRKGEFIKKIVEETRARIKILDGPPGTTERAVMVSAKEEPDSSLPPAMDGLLRVHKRIIDGLEGDSSHAPPSSGAKVSTRLLVPASQAGSLIGKQGGTVKSIQEASACIVRVLGADLPVFSLQDDRVVEVLGEAVGVHKAVELIASQLRKFLVDRSIIPLFEMQMQMANPPMEQMPPHQSWGGPQSLPLNPVGGPGYGQNPQYMQPPRQHDNYYPPSDMPPPMEKQPHQGISAYGRQTPMGGHASSNAQAAPSMITQITQQMQIPLSYADAVIGTAGASISYIRRASGATVTIQETRGVPEAMTVEISGTASQVQTAQQLIQNFMAEAGAPAQPQTGGPADQGYNPYSHSSVYASPPSNPEHTGHTGGYSSMYGASFGY from the exons ATGGCTGAAGTTGATCAAGGCTTTGGTGAGCATGAAATTGATCATGGCGTGGACCTTTCTGCTGATCAAGGTGTTGGTCATCCTGTAGACCATGACTTGGATAATGCCGCTGATCATGGCTTAGATCATGCAGTAGATCATAGCTTGGGTCATTCTGTGGATCATGGTTTGGATCATGCCACAGATCCTGGATTGGCAGTAGAGCATGACATTGATCACCCTATAGATCATCATGTGGATCCGTCTATAGACCATGATGTGGATCACCCTGTAAACCATGACATAGACCATGCTATTGATCAAGTGCCTGAGAATTTTGAGGCTTCAAAGCAAGGACAAGATGAGGATACAGTCTCTGGAGGAGGTAGTGAGAAGAGGTGGCCTGGATGGCCTGGAGAGAGTGTGTTTCGGATGTTGGTTCCTGCACAAAAAGTTGGCAGTATCATTGGCCGCAAAGGGGAGTTCATTAAAAAGATAGTCGAAGAGACAAGAGCTCGCATCAAGATACTTGATGGTCCTCCAGGGACGACAGAAAGAGCt GTAATGGTATCTGCCAAGGAGGAGCCTGATTCTTCTCTTCCTCCTGCCATGGATGGCCTACTGAGGGTTCACAAACGCATTATTGATGGTTTGGAGGGTGATTCTTCTCATGCTCCACCAAGCAGTGGAGCTAAGGTTTCAACAAGGCTGCTAGTACCAGCCTCACAAGCTGGAAGTTTGATAGGAAAACAAGGGGGAACTGTTAAATCCATCCAAGAGGCATCAGCTTGCATAGTTAGAGTTCTTGGTGCAG ACCTTCCAGTTttttctcttcaagatgataGGGTGGTTGAAGTATTAGGGGAAGCAGTTGGAGTGCACAAAGCAGTGGAGTTAATTGCATCTCAGCTCAGGAAGTTTCTAGTTGACCGAAGTATAATTCCATTGTTTGAAATGCAG ATGCAAATGGCGAATCCTCCAATGGAACAGATGCCACCACATCAATCATGGGGTGGACCTCAATCCCTTCCTCTGAATCCTGTTGGAGGACCTGGTTATGGCCAAAATCCCCAATATATGCAACCTCCACGGCAACACGACAATTACTATCCTCCATCTGACATGCCACCTCCAATGGAAAAACAACCTCACCAGGGTATATCTGCATATGGTAGACAAACTCCCATGGGTGGTCATGCATCATCAAATGCCCAAGCAGCACCATCAATGATCACACAG ATTACACAACAAATGCAAATTCCATTATCTTATGCTGATGCTGTTATTGGGACAGCTGGTGCAAGTATAAGCTACATTCGACGTGCTAGTGGGGCAACTGTTACTATACAAGAAACTAGAGGTGTTCCCGAGGCAATGACAGTTGAAATCAGTGGAACTGCTTCTCAAGTCCAAACAGCTCAGCAGCTGATACAG AATTTCATGGCTGAAGCTGGAGCACCAGCACAGCCTCAAACAGGTGGGCCTGCTGACCAGGGGTATAATCCTTATTCTCACAGTTCAGTGTATGCTTCTCCACCATCCAATCCAGAACACACAGGCCATACAGGGGGTTATAGCTCCATGTATGGTGCAAGCTTTGGGTACTAA
- the LOC18098996 gene encoding flowering locus K homology domain isoform X1, with protein MAEVDQGFGEHEIDHGVDLSADQGVGHPVDHDLDNAADHGLDHAVDHSLGHSVDHGLDHATDPGLAVEHDIDHPIDHHVDPSIDHDVDHPVNHDIDHAIDQVPENFEASKQGQDEDTVSGGGSEKRWPGWPGESVFRMLVPAQKVGSIIGRKGEFIKKIVEETRARIKILDGPPGTTERAVMVSAKEEPDSSLPPAMDGLLRVHKRIIDGLEGDSSHAPPSSGAKVSTRLLVPASQAGSLIGKQGGTVKSIQEASACIVRVLGAEDLPVFSLQDDRVVEVLGEAVGVHKAVELIASQLRKFLVDRSIIPLFEMQMQMANPPMEQMPPHQSWGGPQSLPLNPVGGPGYGQNPQYMQPPRQHDNYYPPSDMPPPMEKQPHQGISAYGRQTPMGGHASSNAQAAPSMITQITQQMQIPLSYADAVIGTAGASISYIRRASGATVTIQETRGVPEAMTVEISGTASQVQTAQQLIQNFMAEAGAPAQPQTGGPADQGYNPYSHSSVYASPPSNPEHTGHTGGYSSMYGASFGY; from the exons ATGGCTGAAGTTGATCAAGGCTTTGGTGAGCATGAAATTGATCATGGCGTGGACCTTTCTGCTGATCAAGGTGTTGGTCATCCTGTAGACCATGACTTGGATAATGCCGCTGATCATGGCTTAGATCATGCAGTAGATCATAGCTTGGGTCATTCTGTGGATCATGGTTTGGATCATGCCACAGATCCTGGATTGGCAGTAGAGCATGACATTGATCACCCTATAGATCATCATGTGGATCCGTCTATAGACCATGATGTGGATCACCCTGTAAACCATGACATAGACCATGCTATTGATCAAGTGCCTGAGAATTTTGAGGCTTCAAAGCAAGGACAAGATGAGGATACAGTCTCTGGAGGAGGTAGTGAGAAGAGGTGGCCTGGATGGCCTGGAGAGAGTGTGTTTCGGATGTTGGTTCCTGCACAAAAAGTTGGCAGTATCATTGGCCGCAAAGGGGAGTTCATTAAAAAGATAGTCGAAGAGACAAGAGCTCGCATCAAGATACTTGATGGTCCTCCAGGGACGACAGAAAGAGCt GTAATGGTATCTGCCAAGGAGGAGCCTGATTCTTCTCTTCCTCCTGCCATGGATGGCCTACTGAGGGTTCACAAACGCATTATTGATGGTTTGGAGGGTGATTCTTCTCATGCTCCACCAAGCAGTGGAGCTAAGGTTTCAACAAGGCTGCTAGTACCAGCCTCACAAGCTGGAAGTTTGATAGGAAAACAAGGGGGAACTGTTAAATCCATCCAAGAGGCATCAGCTTGCATAGTTAGAGTTCTTGGTGCAG AAGACCTTCCAGTTttttctcttcaagatgataGGGTGGTTGAAGTATTAGGGGAAGCAGTTGGAGTGCACAAAGCAGTGGAGTTAATTGCATCTCAGCTCAGGAAGTTTCTAGTTGACCGAAGTATAATTCCATTGTTTGAAATGCAG ATGCAAATGGCGAATCCTCCAATGGAACAGATGCCACCACATCAATCATGGGGTGGACCTCAATCCCTTCCTCTGAATCCTGTTGGAGGACCTGGTTATGGCCAAAATCCCCAATATATGCAACCTCCACGGCAACACGACAATTACTATCCTCCATCTGACATGCCACCTCCAATGGAAAAACAACCTCACCAGGGTATATCTGCATATGGTAGACAAACTCCCATGGGTGGTCATGCATCATCAAATGCCCAAGCAGCACCATCAATGATCACACAG ATTACACAACAAATGCAAATTCCATTATCTTATGCTGATGCTGTTATTGGGACAGCTGGTGCAAGTATAAGCTACATTCGACGTGCTAGTGGGGCAACTGTTACTATACAAGAAACTAGAGGTGTTCCCGAGGCAATGACAGTTGAAATCAGTGGAACTGCTTCTCAAGTCCAAACAGCTCAGCAGCTGATACAG AATTTCATGGCTGAAGCTGGAGCACCAGCACAGCCTCAAACAGGTGGGCCTGCTGACCAGGGGTATAATCCTTATTCTCACAGTTCAGTGTATGCTTCTCCACCATCCAATCCAGAACACACAGGCCATACAGGGGGTTATAGCTCCATGTATGGTGCAAGCTTTGGGTACTAA